In a single window of the Amycolatopsis sp. cg5 genome:
- a CDS encoding SDR family NAD(P)-dependent oxidoreductase, translating to MADVEQIVAALRKTMAENERLKEANKQLAEAGPADNEPIAIVGMGCRFPGGINSAEQLWEMIAAGRDGITQFPVDRGWDTKGLYDPEPGKEGKTISIDGAFLHEAGEFDPDLFGISPREAAEMDPQQRILLETAWETFEDAGIDPRSLEGERVGVFAGVMYHDYEGAAAGGSLVTGRVSFTLGLEGPSVSVDTACSSSLIALHWAIQAIRAGEVPMALVGGVTVMCTPDTFLYFSKQRGLSVDGRCKSFAAAADGTGWGEGSGLLLIEKLSDARAKGHNVLAIVRASAINQDGASSGITTPNGPSQQRVIKAALKEGGLQPSDVDAIEAHGTGTRLGDPIEAQALLATYGRNRPDDEPLWLGSVKSNLGHTQAAAGVSGIIKMVEAMRRGILPKTLHVDEPTPQVDWSAGNVKLLTEAMPWPDRGRPKRAGISSFGISGTNAHVIIEEAPAYEEPPRPSPTVKSGVVPWVLSAKSPEALRGQAAKLAASVGDLSLVDIGFSLATTRSSLERRATIVGSTREELLAGVRSLATGDGTGVQQGVAKGGLTAFLFTGQGAQRLGMGRELHAAFPVFAAAFDEAIAELDKHLEQPLRPVIWGDDADLLAQTQFTQSGLFAIEVALFRLLESWGVRPEYLAGHSIGELSAAHVSGVLSLPDAAKLVAYRGRLMQALPAGGAMVAIQASEDEVKPHLTETVSIAAVNAPNSVVVSGEEKFALAIADHFKSEGRKTKQLKVSHAFHSPLMEPMLAGFRAIASSLTYGSPKIPIISTVTGDVAKDLGSPEYWVTHVREAVRFSDAVRKLESKRVTTFLELGPDAALTAIGEESVTGDAAFAAVLRRDRGEEQELISALGLAHARGTRIDWAKFFDGRAARRVKLPTYAFQHQKYWAGAPASSGDASSIGLLPAEHPLLSAVVASPDSDGVVLTGRLGVDKQPWLADHSVMGSILVPGTAFVELAVRAGEQAGTPFIDELTLEAPLVLPEDGGLAVQVVVGSAGSDGERSVAVYSSDGDSWTRHAEGQLKPGGAAPAFDLGEWPPAGATPLPVEGAYERLITRGYEYGPVFQGLQAAWKHGEDVYAEVALPDGTSADGFGLHPALLDASMHADLLAEGDGDTLLPFAWRGVSLHASGASGLRVRMSPSGKDSVSFAVADASGAPVLSVDSLVSRAVSPEQLSRGGRTESLYRLEWTPLAAAAGSVPEHVVFTVESGSDILDSLHATTNTVLSKVQDWIAEDQAAQLVFVTRNAVPVGDTGIDLTQAPVWGLVRAAQEENPGRFVLVDTDDPSTVEQALATGEPEIAVRGGAFHVPRLAKVAESEVTGASPWTGTVLVTGGTGGLGALVANHLASSGVTSLLLTSRRGADAPGAAELKASLEELGASVTIAACDVSDRASVEGLLSQYSVDGIVHTAGVLDDGIVTSLNPDRLSKVIRPKADAAWHLHELAGDLSAFVLFSSVSGVTGTAGQANYGAANTFVDALAVHRRSLGLPAHSLAWGLWQQKSEMTDHLAEADVARSGVAGLPSGEGLALLDTALGIDSPVLVPVKLDLKALRALDPIPTAFRGLVKAPPRAAAATAPGGSLKQKLAGLTGEERDQAILDVLRGHIAAVLGHGNPDSIETDRGFLDMGFDSLTALELRNRLGTVTGKRIPATLIFDYPDAASVAGYLATQLVDETAATPLESDLAKLESALATTTPTSEEEHAAISARLKALAAKWAESLPAKQEPAADISDASADDLFAILDSELA from the coding sequence GTGGCAGACGTCGAGCAGATCGTCGCAGCGCTCCGCAAGACCATGGCCGAGAACGAGCGGCTCAAAGAGGCGAACAAACAGCTCGCCGAAGCCGGTCCTGCCGACAATGAGCCGATCGCCATCGTGGGTATGGGGTGCAGGTTCCCCGGCGGCATCAACAGTGCCGAGCAGCTGTGGGAGATGATCGCGGCGGGCCGGGACGGGATCACCCAGTTCCCGGTCGACCGCGGCTGGGACACCAAGGGCCTCTACGACCCAGAACCGGGCAAAGAGGGCAAGACGATCTCGATCGACGGCGCTTTTCTGCACGAGGCGGGGGAGTTCGACCCCGACCTGTTCGGCATCTCGCCCCGCGAGGCCGCGGAAATGGATCCGCAGCAACGCATTCTGCTGGAAACGGCTTGGGAGACCTTTGAGGACGCGGGGATCGATCCGCGTTCGCTGGAGGGTGAGCGCGTCGGTGTCTTCGCCGGTGTGATGTACCACGACTACGAGGGAGCCGCGGCGGGCGGCTCTCTCGTGACCGGGCGGGTGTCGTTCACGCTGGGCCTGGAAGGGCCTTCGGTCAGCGTGGACACCGCGTGCTCGTCCTCCCTGATCGCGCTGCACTGGGCGATACAGGCCATTCGTGCCGGCGAGGTGCCGATGGCGCTCGTCGGGGGCGTCACTGTCATGTGCACGCCGGACACGTTCCTGTATTTCTCGAAGCAGCGCGGGCTGTCCGTCGACGGCCGCTGCAAGTCCTTCGCGGCCGCGGCGGACGGCACCGGCTGGGGCGAGGGCTCCGGCCTGCTGCTGATCGAAAAGCTTTCCGACGCGCGTGCCAAGGGGCACAACGTCTTGGCGATCGTGCGTGCCTCGGCGATCAACCAGGACGGCGCCTCGTCCGGCATCACCACGCCGAACGGCCCGTCCCAGCAACGTGTCATCAAGGCCGCCCTGAAGGAAGGCGGCCTGCAACCGTCCGATGTGGACGCCATCGAGGCGCACGGCACGGGCACCCGGCTCGGTGACCCCATCGAGGCGCAGGCACTTTTGGCCACCTACGGCCGAAACCGGCCGGACGACGAGCCGTTGTGGCTCGGCTCGGTCAAGTCGAACCTGGGCCACACCCAGGCTGCGGCGGGTGTGTCCGGCATCATCAAGATGGTCGAGGCCATGCGGCGGGGGATACTCCCCAAGACACTGCACGTCGACGAGCCGACCCCGCAGGTCGACTGGTCCGCAGGCAACGTCAAGCTGCTGACCGAGGCCATGCCGTGGCCGGACCGCGGCCGTCCGAAGCGCGCCGGGATCTCGTCGTTCGGCATCAGCGGGACCAACGCGCACGTCATCATCGAAGAGGCCCCGGCCTACGAAGAGCCCCCGCGTCCGTCGCCGACGGTCAAGTCGGGCGTCGTGCCGTGGGTGCTCTCGGCCAAGAGCCCCGAAGCCCTGCGCGGCCAGGCAGCGAAGCTGGCCGCCTCCGTTGGCGATCTTTCCTTGGTGGACATCGGGTTCTCGCTCGCGACGACCCGGTCCTCTTTGGAGCGTCGCGCGACGATCGTCGGCTCCACTCGCGAAGAGCTGCTCGCCGGAGTGCGTTCGCTGGCCACCGGTGACGGCACCGGCGTTCAGCAGGGTGTCGCCAAGGGCGGGCTGACCGCGTTCCTGTTCACCGGCCAGGGCGCCCAGCGGCTCGGCATGGGCCGCGAGCTGCACGCGGCGTTCCCGGTGTTCGCCGCGGCCTTCGACGAGGCGATCGCCGAACTCGACAAGCACCTCGAGCAGCCGTTGCGCCCGGTCATCTGGGGTGACGACGCGGACCTGCTCGCGCAGACGCAGTTCACCCAGAGCGGGCTGTTCGCGATCGAGGTCGCGCTGTTCCGCCTGCTGGAGTCGTGGGGCGTCCGGCCGGAGTACCTGGCCGGGCACTCGATCGGCGAACTGTCGGCCGCGCACGTCTCCGGCGTGCTCTCGCTGCCGGACGCGGCCAAGCTGGTCGCCTACCGCGGGCGCTTGATGCAGGCACTGCCCGCCGGCGGTGCCATGGTGGCGATCCAGGCGTCCGAGGACGAGGTCAAGCCGCATCTGACCGAGACCGTGAGCATCGCCGCGGTCAACGCGCCGAACTCGGTCGTCGTGTCCGGCGAAGAGAAGTTCGCACTGGCCATCGCCGACCACTTCAAGTCCGAAGGCCGCAAGACCAAGCAGCTCAAGGTGTCGCACGCGTTCCACTCGCCGCTGATGGAGCCGATGCTCGCCGGGTTCCGCGCGATCGCGTCGAGCCTCACCTATGGCTCGCCGAAGATCCCGATCATCTCGACGGTCACCGGCGACGTCGCCAAGGACCTCGGTTCGCCCGAGTACTGGGTCACCCACGTCCGCGAGGCCGTCCGCTTTTCCGACGCCGTCCGCAAGCTGGAGTCCAAGCGCGTCACCACGTTCCTGGAACTCGGCCCCGACGCGGCACTGACCGCGATCGGCGAGGAGTCGGTGACCGGCGACGCCGCGTTCGCCGCCGTCCTGCGCCGCGACCGCGGCGAGGAGCAGGAGCTGATCTCCGCGCTCGGCCTCGCGCACGCCCGCGGCACCCGGATCGACTGGGCCAAGTTCTTCGACGGCCGCGCGGCCCGCCGCGTCAAGCTGCCGACTTACGCCTTCCAGCACCAGAAGTACTGGGCGGGCGCGCCCGCTTCTTCTGGTGACGCTTCGAGCATCGGCCTGCTCCCGGCCGAGCACCCGCTGCTGAGCGCGGTCGTCGCCTCGCCGGACTCCGACGGCGTCGTGCTCACGGGGCGTCTCGGCGTCGACAAGCAGCCGTGGCTCGCCGACCACTCCGTGATGGGCTCGATCCTGGTGCCCGGCACGGCTTTCGTGGAACTCGCGGTCCGCGCGGGCGAGCAGGCCGGGACCCCGTTCATCGATGAGCTGACCCTCGAAGCGCCCTTGGTGCTGCCTGAAGACGGCGGCCTCGCCGTGCAGGTCGTGGTCGGCTCCGCCGGGTCCGACGGCGAGCGTTCGGTCGCCGTCTACTCCAGCGACGGCGACTCGTGGACCCGGCACGCCGAGGGCCAGCTCAAGCCCGGTGGCGCCGCGCCTGCCTTCGACCTCGGCGAATGGCCGCCCGCGGGCGCGACGCCGTTGCCGGTCGAAGGTGCTTACGAGCGCCTGATCACCCGTGGCTACGAGTACGGCCCGGTTTTCCAGGGCCTGCAAGCGGCGTGGAAGCACGGCGAAGACGTCTACGCCGAAGTCGCACTTCCGGACGGCACGTCCGCCGACGGTTTCGGCCTGCACCCGGCACTGCTCGACGCGTCGATGCACGCGGACCTGCTCGCCGAGGGCGACGGCGACACGCTGCTGCCCTTCGCCTGGCGCGGCGTCTCACTGCACGCCTCGGGTGCTTCGGGCCTGCGCGTCCGGATGTCACCGTCCGGAAAGGACAGTGTCTCGTTCGCGGTCGCCGACGCTTCCGGCGCGCCGGTGTTGAGTGTGGACTCCCTCGTGTCCCGCGCGGTGTCGCCCGAGCAGCTGTCGCGCGGCGGTCGCACGGAGTCGCTCTACCGTCTGGAATGGACGCCGCTGGCCGCTGCCGCCGGCTCGGTTCCCGAGCACGTCGTGTTCACCGTGGAGTCCGGTTCGGACATTCTGGACTCCTTGCACGCCACCACGAACACGGTCTTGTCGAAGGTCCAGGACTGGATCGCGGAAGACCAAGCCGCCCAGCTGGTCTTCGTCACCCGTAACGCCGTCCCCGTCGGCGACACCGGGATCGACCTGACCCAGGCCCCGGTCTGGGGTCTGGTCCGCGCGGCACAGGAAGAGAACCCCGGCCGCTTCGTGCTCGTCGACACCGACGATCCGTCCACTGTGGAACAGGCACTCGCCACGGGCGAGCCGGAGATCGCGGTGCGCGGGGGAGCGTTCCACGTCCCGCGCCTGGCGAAGGTCGCCGAGTCCGAGGTGACCGGCGCGTCGCCGTGGACCGGCACGGTGCTGGTCACCGGCGGCACCGGCGGCCTCGGCGCACTGGTGGCCAACCACCTCGCGTCCAGCGGCGTCACCTCGCTGCTGCTCACCAGCCGCCGCGGCGCGGACGCCCCCGGCGCGGCCGAGTTGAAGGCCTCCTTGGAGGAACTCGGCGCTTCGGTCACGATCGCGGCCTGCGACGTGTCCGACCGAGCCTCGGTCGAGGGCCTGCTGTCGCAGTACTCGGTCGACGGCATCGTGCACACGGCCGGTGTCCTCGACGACGGCATCGTCACCTCGCTCAACCCCGACCGCCTGTCGAAGGTCATCCGCCCCAAGGCGGACGCGGCCTGGCACCTGCACGAACTCGCGGGCGACCTGTCGGCCTTCGTCCTGTTCTCCTCGGTCTCGGGTGTCACCGGCACCGCGGGCCAGGCGAACTACGGCGCCGCCAACACCTTCGTCGACGCGCTCGCCGTCCACCGCCGGTCACTCGGCCTCCCGGCCCATTCGCTCGCCTGGGGCCTGTGGCAGCAGAAGAGCGAGATGACCGACCACCTGGCCGAAGCCGACGTCGCCCGCTCGGGCGTCGCCGGTCTCCCGTCCGGCGAAGGCCTCGCGCTCCTCGACACCGCGCTCGGCATCGACAGCCCGGTCCTCGTCCCGGTCAAACTGGACCTCAAGGCCCTCCGCGCCCTGGACCCGATCCCGACCGCCTTCCGCGGCCTGGTCAAAGCCCCGCCCCGCGCGGCCGCCGCCACCGCACCCGGCGGCTCGTTGAAGCAGAAACTCGCAGGCCTCACCGGCGAGGAACGCGACCAGGCCATCCTGGACGTCCTGCGCGGCCACATCGCGGCGGTGCTCGGCCACGGCAACCCCGACTCCATCGAGACCGACCGCGGCTTCCTCGACATGGGCTTCGACTCGCTCACCGCACTCGAGCTCCGCAACCGCCTCGGCACGGTCACCGGCAAGCGCATCCCCGCGACCCTGATCTTCGACTACCCCGACGCCGCCTCGGTCGCCGGCTACCTCGCCACCCAGCTCGTCGACGAGACCGCCGCGACCCCACTCGAGTCCGACCTCGCCAAGCTCGAATCGGCCCTCGCCACCACAACCCCCACCTCCGAAGAGGAACACGCCGCCATCTCGGCCCGCCTCAAGGCCTTGGCCGCCAAGTGGGCCGAGTCCCTCCCCGCCAAACAGGAACCCGCCGCCGACATCTCCGACGCCAGCGCCGACGACCTCTTCGCCATCCTCGACTCCGAACTCGCCTGA
- a CDS encoding acyl-CoA carboxylase subunit beta: protein MSVVEEFGVEVKTPRPDLRSRVVELELTREAAQAGPSNKATEAQHAKGKLTVRERLDLLFDKNTFREIEGFRRHRASGFGLEDKKPHGDGVVTGWGLVNGRTVFVYAHDFRVFGGSLGEAHAEKIHKVMDLAESAGAPIVSLSDGAGARIQEGVTALAGYGGIFRRNVRCSGVIPQISVMLGPCAGGATYSPALTDFVFMVRGSAQMYITGPDVVRSVTGEEITHEQLGGAEVHAGVSGAAGFMYDSEEECLEEVRHLLSLLPQNNRELPPYVQPDDPAYRRSESLLDIVPADPNQAYDMRAVIEEIIDDGDLFEVHASWATNIICGLARLDGHVVGIVANQPASYAGVLDIHASEKAARFVSLCDSFSIPLITMVDVPGFLPGKEQEHGGIIRHGAKLLYAYCNATVPRVQLIVRKAYGGAYIVMDSRSIGADLSFAWPTNEIAVMGAEGAANVVFRREIAAAEDPDAARAERIQEYSDELMHPFYAAERGLVDDVIDPSVTRQTLVDALAMLRTKHSRLPSRKHGNPPA from the coding sequence ATGTCCGTTGTTGAGGAGTTCGGCGTCGAGGTGAAGACTCCCCGGCCGGATCTGCGGTCGCGCGTGGTCGAGCTCGAGCTGACCCGTGAGGCGGCGCAGGCCGGTCCGTCGAACAAGGCGACGGAAGCCCAGCACGCCAAGGGCAAGCTCACCGTCCGCGAGCGCCTCGACCTGCTCTTCGACAAGAACACCTTCCGCGAGATCGAGGGCTTCCGCAGGCATCGGGCGTCCGGGTTCGGCCTGGAGGACAAGAAGCCGCACGGCGACGGTGTCGTCACCGGCTGGGGCTTGGTCAACGGCCGCACCGTCTTCGTCTACGCGCACGACTTCCGCGTCTTCGGCGGCTCGCTGGGCGAGGCGCACGCCGAGAAGATCCACAAGGTCATGGACCTCGCCGAGTCCGCCGGCGCGCCCATCGTCTCGCTCAGCGACGGAGCGGGCGCGCGCATCCAGGAGGGGGTCACCGCGCTCGCCGGGTACGGCGGCATCTTCCGGCGCAACGTCCGGTGTTCCGGGGTCATCCCGCAGATCTCGGTCATGCTCGGCCCGTGCGCGGGCGGCGCGACGTACTCGCCCGCGTTGACCGACTTCGTGTTCATGGTCCGCGGCTCCGCGCAGATGTACATCACCGGGCCCGACGTGGTCCGCAGCGTCACCGGCGAGGAGATCACCCACGAGCAGCTCGGCGGCGCGGAGGTGCACGCGGGCGTCTCGGGCGCCGCCGGGTTCATGTACGACTCCGAGGAGGAGTGCCTCGAAGAGGTCAGGCACCTGCTTTCCCTGCTGCCGCAGAACAACCGCGAGCTGCCGCCGTACGTCCAGCCGGACGACCCGGCGTACCGGCGCAGTGAGTCGCTGCTCGACATCGTGCCCGCCGATCCCAACCAGGCCTACGACATGCGCGCGGTGATCGAGGAGATCATCGACGACGGCGACCTGTTCGAGGTGCACGCCTCCTGGGCGACCAACATCATCTGCGGCCTCGCGAGGCTCGACGGCCACGTCGTCGGCATCGTCGCGAACCAGCCCGCGTCGTACGCCGGCGTGTTGGACATACACGCCTCTGAGAAGGCCGCTCGCTTCGTTTCGCTGTGCGACTCGTTCAGCATCCCGCTGATCACGATGGTCGACGTACCGGGCTTCCTGCCGGGCAAGGAGCAGGAACACGGCGGCATCATCCGCCACGGCGCGAAGCTGCTCTACGCCTACTGCAACGCGACCGTCCCGCGCGTCCAGCTGATCGTGCGCAAGGCGTACGGCGGCGCGTACATCGTCATGGACTCGCGCTCGATCGGCGCGGACCTCTCCTTCGCCTGGCCCACCAACGAAATCGCCGTCATGGGCGCGGAGGGCGCGGCGAACGTCGTGTTCCGCCGCGAGATCGCCGCCGCCGAAGACCCCGACGCCGCGCGCGCCGAGCGCATCCAGGAGTACTCCGACGAGCTGATGCACCCGTTCTACGCCGCCGAGCGCGGGCTGGTCGACGACGTGATCGACCCGTCGGTCACCCGGCAGACGCTGGTCGACGCGCTCGCCATGCTCCGCACCAAGCACTCGCGGCTCCCGTCGCGCAAGCACGGGAACCCGCCGGCATGA
- a CDS encoding acyl-CoA carboxylase epsilon subunit has protein sequence MSAPLLVVTKGNPDDHEIAAATVAVLALLQPAKRTTPEPARAPGWVRDDGYTPPGFWATSR, from the coding sequence ATGAGCGCGCCGCTGCTGGTCGTCACCAAGGGAAACCCGGACGACCACGAGATCGCCGCCGCCACGGTCGCCGTGCTCGCGTTGCTCCAGCCCGCGAAGCGCACCACACCCGAGCCCGCCCGCGCGCCCGGCTGGGTGCGCGACGACGGCTACACCCCGCCCGGTTTCTGGGCCACCAGTCGTTGA
- a CDS encoding thioesterase II family protein: MTGSAWIRNFHPAPDAATRLVCFPHAGGSAPFYFPVSRTLSPEIDVLAIQYPGRQDRRTEPLIDDVRLLADAIVGELENGWLDKPVTLFGHSLGANIAFEVALRLEAQGIVPLGLFASGRRAPSMHRENEVVHKSSDDGLINTLKKMSGTDAAILGDEEVLRMSIPAIRSDYKAAETYRYAEGPKLKTPILVLTGNTDPEVTLDEARGWANHTRGEFSLQVFTGGHFYLNEHAPAVMAEISKHVQEA, encoded by the coding sequence ATGACCGGCAGTGCCTGGATCCGCAACTTCCACCCGGCGCCGGACGCCGCCACGCGTCTGGTCTGCTTCCCCCACGCGGGTGGGTCCGCGCCGTTCTACTTCCCGGTGTCGCGCACCCTGTCGCCGGAGATCGACGTGCTCGCCATCCAGTACCCGGGCAGGCAGGACCGCCGCACCGAGCCGCTGATCGACGATGTCCGGCTGCTGGCCGACGCCATCGTCGGCGAGCTCGAGAACGGCTGGCTGGACAAGCCCGTCACGTTGTTCGGGCACAGCCTGGGCGCCAACATCGCGTTCGAGGTCGCGCTGCGGCTCGAAGCGCAGGGCATCGTGCCGCTCGGCCTGTTCGCCTCCGGCCGCCGCGCGCCGTCGATGCACCGCGAGAACGAGGTCGTGCACAAGTCGAGCGACGACGGGCTCATCAACACCCTCAAGAAGATGAGCGGCACGGACGCGGCGATCCTCGGTGACGAGGAGGTGCTCCGGATGAGCATCCCGGCGATCCGCAGTGACTACAAGGCGGCCGAGACCTACCGCTACGCCGAGGGACCCAAGCTCAAGACCCCGATACTGGTGCTCACCGGCAACACCGACCCGGAGGTCACCCTCGACGAGGCGCGCGGCTGGGCGAACCACACCCGCGGCGAATTCAGTTTGCAGGTCTTCACCGGTGGGCACTTCTACCTCAACGAGCACGCGCCGGCGGTGATGGCGGAGATCTCGAAGCACGTCCAGGAGGCATGA
- a CDS encoding PqqD family protein: MPVRPEPGLMATVMADGQLELFSEQSGARFRCSRVGTAMWIALRQHDGNLDAAARMLATLWDRHPDHMKADMDLWVGELRDAGLMRNEV; the protein is encoded by the coding sequence ATGCCAGTGCGACCCGAACCGGGCCTGATGGCCACTGTCATGGCGGACGGACAGCTGGAGCTCTTCTCCGAGCAGAGTGGTGCCCGGTTCCGGTGCAGCCGGGTGGGTACCGCGATGTGGATCGCGCTCCGGCAGCACGACGGCAACCTCGACGCTGCCGCGCGCATGCTGGCCACCCTGTGGGACCGCCATCCCGATCATATGAAGGCCGACATGGACCTCTGGGTCGGCGAGCTGCGTGACGCCGGTCTCATGCGCAACGAGGTCTGA
- a CDS encoding AAA family ATPase translates to MRLAERGSEWETLNSAYGQAARRQGRVVAVGGPGATGKSALLRAFAAHATSAGAVVFSATGSASDHRLPLGLAMELFRSAALPAELASRVEAALKPESFTEHATELCAAILELAQHTTVVLTVDDLQYADVESLRVLLYLQRRIASARVLIVLSEWQQPRSVHSMVYAELMRSREIIRVSVAPLSLKAVTEVLKSELDQLTVARLATSFHAVCGGNPFLLRALVEDHLARAEAGPHLIVGRHATHALLTCLTRWEPRLLEVARGVAVLGEYSSATALSQLLEIEPAAVAQALTALNATGVLDDCRFRHPEFRVAVLAEMDDEGESALFVRAATVLYHEGATASHIADHLLSAGPVEQEWVVEVLQEAATSAIAEDDVLRAVDCLELAQQVCEDDRRRAGLTAMLARVQGLTNPAANVRLLAPLRSPAAQAEVRRRLLGNGESAEDTARVAAELELTAKWVRFAHPPVLTVLEGGATGEHHEPVPATELDADNLTTFIGPEAVVSAEQVLQSARVGDTTLEAVLSALFTLIYTGGAEKAGQWCETLGAQARAQRAKAWTAALSDVRSHIALREGDVVAAERHAAQALAGMSAKGWGVAVGSPLAHRLYALTAMNKLEAAEELAGFPLPEGIADTRYWPLFLHARGRFNLATGRLHAALADFRTCGALLEDWGLDFPAFLPWRGDLARVYVRLGRTQTARDLIAAQLGLPTGDVTRVRGTSLRALAAASEPHQRVAILTEAVPALQECGDLVELAHALGELGRTHHLLGDYGKARLLVRRASEIARSCHVELTADETPDSLPSIVHNETLSPLSEAERAVASLAAQGHTNREISRRLFIAMSAVEQHLTRIYRKLNVTTRSALAAELPMALATTAS, encoded by the coding sequence ATGCGACTGGCAGAACGCGGCAGCGAGTGGGAGACCCTGAACTCCGCATACGGTCAGGCCGCGCGGCGTCAGGGCCGGGTCGTCGCGGTGGGCGGGCCGGGTGCCACCGGCAAGTCCGCGCTCCTGCGTGCCTTCGCCGCGCACGCCACCTCGGCAGGCGCCGTCGTGTTCAGCGCCACCGGTTCCGCGTCGGACCACCGCCTGCCGCTGGGCCTCGCGATGGAGCTCTTCCGTTCCGCCGCGCTGCCCGCAGAGCTGGCGAGCCGCGTCGAGGCCGCGCTCAAGCCCGAGTCCTTCACCGAGCACGCCACCGAGCTGTGCGCCGCCATCCTGGAGCTCGCGCAGCACACCACGGTCGTGCTGACGGTCGACGACCTGCAGTACGCCGACGTCGAGAGCCTGCGCGTGCTGCTCTACCTGCAGCGCCGCATCGCCTCCGCCCGCGTCCTGATCGTGCTCAGCGAGTGGCAGCAGCCGCGCTCGGTGCATTCGATGGTCTACGCCGAGCTCATGCGCTCCCGCGAGATCATCCGCGTCTCGGTCGCCCCGCTGTCGCTGAAGGCGGTCACCGAGGTGCTCAAGAGCGAGCTGGACCAGCTGACCGTCGCCCGGCTGGCGACCTCGTTCCACGCCGTCTGCGGCGGCAACCCGTTCCTGCTGCGCGCGCTGGTCGAGGACCACCTGGCCCGCGCCGAGGCAGGCCCGCACCTCATCGTCGGCCGCCACGCCACGCACGCGCTGCTCACCTGCCTCACCCGCTGGGAGCCGCGCCTGCTGGAGGTCGCCCGCGGTGTCGCCGTGCTGGGCGAGTACTCCTCGGCCACCGCGCTTTCGCAGCTGCTGGAGATCGAGCCCGCCGCCGTGGCGCAGGCGCTGACCGCGCTGAACGCGACCGGCGTGCTCGACGACTGCCGCTTCCGGCACCCCGAGTTCCGCGTCGCGGTGCTGGCCGAGATGGACGACGAGGGCGAGTCGGCGCTGTTCGTCCGCGCCGCCACCGTGCTCTACCACGAGGGCGCCACCGCGTCGCACATCGCCGACCACCTGCTCTCGGCCGGTCCGGTCGAGCAGGAGTGGGTGGTCGAGGTCCTGCAGGAGGCCGCCACCAGCGCCATCGCCGAGGACGACGTGCTGCGTGCCGTCGACTGCCTCGAGCTCGCCCAGCAGGTCTGCGAGGACGACCGCCGCCGCGCCGGCCTCACCGCGATGCTCGCCAGGGTCCAGGGCCTGACCAACCCGGCCGCCAACGTCCGGCTGCTCGCGCCGCTGCGCTCGCCCGCCGCGCAGGCCGAGGTCCGGCGCCGGCTGCTGGGCAACGGCGAGTCCGCCGAGGACACCGCGCGCGTCGCGGCCGAGCTGGAGCTGACCGCCAAGTGGGTCCGCTTCGCGCACCCGCCGGTGCTGACCGTCCTGGAGGGCGGCGCCACCGGTGAGCACCACGAGCCCGTTCCCGCGACCGAGCTGGACGCGGACAACCTCACCACGTTCATCGGCCCGGAGGCCGTCGTGTCGGCCGAGCAGGTGCTGCAAAGCGCTCGAGTCGGCGACACGACGCTCGAAGCGGTCCTCTCGGCGCTGTTCACCCTCATCTACACCGGCGGGGCCGAGAAGGCCGGTCAGTGGTGCGAGACGCTCGGCGCGCAGGCGCGGGCCCAGCGCGCCAAGGCGTGGACCGCGGCGCTGTCCGACGTCCGCTCGCACATCGCGCTGCGCGAAGGTGACGTCGTCGCGGCCGAGCGCCACGCCGCGCAGGCGCTCGCCGGCATGTCCGCCAAGGGCTGGGGTGTCGCCGTCGGCTCGCCGCTGGCGCACCGCCTGTACGCGCTCACCGCGATGAACAAGCTCGAAGCCGCCGAAGAGCTGGCCGGGTTCCCGCTCCCGGAAGGCATCGCCGACACCCGCTACTGGCCGCTCTTCCTCCACGCCCGCGGCCGGTTCAACCTGGCGACCGGCAGGCTGCACGCCGCACTGGCCGATTTCCGCACCTGCGGCGCGCTGCTGGAGGACTGGGGCCTCGACTTCCCGGCCTTCCTGCCGTGGCGCGGCGACCTGGCCCGCGTGTACGTCCGCCTCGGCCGCACCCAGACCGCCCGTGACCTGATCGCTGCCCAGCTCGGGCTGCCGACCGGCGACGTCACCCGCGTGCGCGGCACCTCGCTGCGCGCGCTGGCCGCCGCCAGCGAACCGCACCAGCGCGTCGCCATCCTCACCGAGGCCGTGCCGGCGCTGCAGGAGTGCGGCGACCTCGTCGAGCTGGCGCACGCGCTCGGTGAACTCGGCCGCACCCACCACCTTCTCGGCGACTACGGCAAGGCCAGGCTCCTGGTCCGCCGTGCCTCGGAAATCGCGCGAAGCTGCCACGTCGAGCTGACCGCGGACGAGACCCCCGATTCGCTGCCGTCCATCGTGCACAACGAAACCCTTTCGCCGCTGAGCGAAGCCGAGCGCGCCGTCGCGTCATTGGCCGCGCAAGGCCACACGAACCGGGAAATCAGCCGCAGGCTGTTCATCGCGATGAGCGCGGTCGAGCAGCACCTGACCCGGATCTACCGCAAGCTCAACGTCACCACCCGTTCCGCACTCGCCGCCGAGCTGCCGATGGCACTCGCCACGACGGCGTCCTAG